The genome window TCCTTATCGAAAAGAAGCGCGACGGCGGTGAATTCACCCAGGAGGAAATTCGCTATATTATTGATAGCACGCTTGATGGCGATATGCCGCAGCATCAGTTGGCGGCGCTAGCCATGGCGATTTACTTCCAGGGCATGTCGGCGCAGGAGACGGCGGACCTCACTGAGGAGATGATGCTTTCGGGTGAGGTGATTGACCTTTCGCACATTGCGAAGCCGAAGATCGACAAGTATTCGACCGGTGGCGTGGGTGACAAGACGGCGCTGGTGCTGGTCCCGCTTGCCATGGCCAGCGGCATTGTGGTGCCGATGATGTGTGGAGTTGAGCACGACTTTGTGATCAACGCCTTGGACAAGCTCGCGTCGATTCCCGGCTTCAAGAGTAATCACAATAACGAACAGTTTTCCAATCAGCTCGCCCGCATTGGTGGCGCGATCGTTGCGCAGACGGAGGACCTTGCGCCGGTTGAAGGCAAGTTCCACGCGCTGCGCAAGGAGACGGGAACAATTCCGAGCCTCCCGTTGATCACAGGCGGCGTACTTTCGAAGAAACTCGCTGAAGGAGCCGAAGGCCTGGTGATCGATGTGAAGTGGGGCAATGGTTCCTTTGTGAAGGACCTTGAGCAGGCGAAGCAACTCGCGCGTTCGATGACCCGTGTGGGCCGATCCATGAAACGTCGCTGCGTCGCATTGGTGACCGACATGAACCAGCCGCTTGGTGACACGGTTGGCACGTCGCTGGAGATCAAGGAAGCCATCCAGTTGCTCAAGGGCGAAGGTCCTGAGGACATGAAGGAGCTTGTGCTGAAGCTCGGCATGGAAATCGTGCGCCTCGCCGGTGTTGCTGGTTCGACGTTATCGGCAAAGCAAACGGTTCAGCGCCATCTGACGGATGGCTCGGCGCTCGAGAAGTTCAAGGAGTTGGTGAAGGCGCAAGGTGGTGACACCTCGTTCATCGATCACCCCGAGAAGTTCTCGCAGGCAAGGCACATTCGCAAGCTGCCGGCGCCGAAGCGCGGTTACGTTCACACGATCAACGCGTCGATGATCGCCCATGGTGTTCACATCCTTGGGGCTAGTCGTGATGACCACGGCAAGATCGACTATTCGGTCGGCGTGTCGGAGATCAAGAAGGTCGGCACCCAGGTGAAGCAGGGTGAGCCGCTGATGATGATTCACTACAACGACGAGTCGAAGCTCGAGCAGGCCCTTGAGTACTTCAAGAACGCCTATCGGCTGGCCCCGAAGCGCCCGACTCCTCCGCCTCTTGTGGTGGAGCGCGTGGCCTGATTTTTCGCCCCTCGGAAACGAGGGGCTTTTTTATGCCCAAAAGCTTCTGGTGTGTCGGCTGCCGGCCAAGACCCACGCGCAAGCGATGAGTACGGGCAACGCTGTCAAACCTGAGGCGGACAGGAGCAGTGCAGGCGAGTCAATCAGGTCGGAGAGAAATGCGTTGATCGCCGGGAGATGGTTAACCCAAACCGTCGCCAAGACTCCTCCGCCAATTGCGGACAGGAGACCCCACGCGAGGTAGCGTCGCGGTATGACAGTTGTGGGATCGTGCTGCCTGGGGAGAGCGTGCATGACCCGGTGTGTGAACGCCTCATCTGGTGGCAGGGCGGGTTGTCGCCATGCCTGCAAGCGAGCCTCGAGTGGATCAGGACCTTCGGGTGAGGGCGGAGTCATGATGGGAGGAGTTCTCGGAGCCGGGTTTTTGCGCGTGCGAGGTGACTCTTTGCGGTGTTGAGGGGAATCTGCATAATCTCGGCGGCATCTGCAAGGGGGAGCTGCTCAAGGTAGACAAGGTGGAGCACTTGTTGCTGGTCGGCGGTGAGCATGGTGATCGCTCGTGACAGCTCTTCATTCAGATCTTCGCGGGATCTTGCCTCGGGTGCTGCGAGATCCTGGGGAAGCTCTGTGTTACGCGTCCGGAGTTTCTCGCGGCGGGCGGAGTTCCTGTAGAGATTCCTGGCGATACCCAGTAGCCAGGTTTTATAGGAGCTGCGGTGTGTGAAGCGCAGGCGATGGTGATGGGCCGTGAGAAAGGTGTCCTGGGCGAGGTCATCGGCCCAGGCTTGGTCTTGTCCACAGAGCCTGGCGAGGAAGGCGCGCACCGATTGTTGGTGCAGACGCACCAATGCCTCGAAGGCGAAGCGGTCGTCACCAAGCTGAAGACGCCGGATCAATTCCTGTTCCTCGGTGCTCACTCAGTCGAACTGTCCTTGCGCAAGAACGAGCCGATGATGCCCGAGAGGATGCGAGCTGCGCCGAGGCCCATGAGGATGAAGGAGCAGACGCGGAAGAACGTGAAGTCATCGGGTATGCCCAGGAACAAGCCTGCGCCGAGCCCGCCGAGCAGGAGACCGGCACGGAGGTCGCGGAATGGCGTACGGACCCGGGACTGGTTTATCAGGGAGGAAATGTTGACCTCGTTGGCGCCTGAAAGATCTGCGGGCATGGGTGGCAGTGGCTGGCCCTTTTCGATCGCGATGCGCGCCGTCTCGTGCCACAGGCGTTCCCGCTCCCGTTTGGCGCGGAAGACGATGAACACGATGGCCGGTCCCATGAGAATCGCGAGAGCCGGGATAAGCAGCGTGATGACTTGTAAGTTGGCGAATGCTGGAGCGAAGGATTGCATGACAATGGAAGGTGTTCCCGAGTGAATGTCGTGAAGGGCGGGGAAAGTTGCAGCATCTTGAAAATGCTTCAGAGCGAGCCTTGGAAAGTATAGTTTTGCGGAGAGGCTGCGGGTTGGTGCAGGCTTGGCGTCCCTGATGAAAGAGGATGCACGAAACGAGTCGTCGGCGAAAGCCCCCATTGATCGCAGCCAGTGGGCGAAGCCGTGGGCCCAGCTGAAATACTTTACATTTGCCCCGGCCATATTTCCGCGGTTGCTGGGAGAGGTTTCCAGCGATGCCCGACCGGGTGATTTTGTAAACGTTTATGACAAGAACGGCTCGCTGTGCGGAGGCGGACTCTACAATTCGCGCGCGAAGATCCCGCTGCGGGTGGTCTCGCATTCGACTACACCGGTCAGCGAGGCCTATTTCGAGGAGGCGATTGAGCGTGCCGTCTCTTTCCGGCGCAGGGTGCTGAAGCTGGATGACGTCACGGACGCCTATCGCCTGATCGGATCGGATGGCGACGGGATGAGTGGCATGACCATTGATCGCTATGCTGACACCCTGTTAATTGAGCTCTACAGCCTGGGCATGGCGCAGCGCCTGCCGAAATGGCTGCCGCGGTTGCACGAGCTTGCGGGAACGACCTTTGCGCGCGTGCACGTGGACCATGACCTCGGAAGCCTGGAGGGGATCAAGCCCTCGTTGTTCAATGAGACGAATGCCGCGGCGCCGAGGCTTGTGAAGATTCGGGAGCATGGCATCCGCTACGAGGTGGATTTCACCGAGGGCCACAAGACCGGCTTTTTCTGCGACCAGCGGGAGAATCGTCGCATGCTTGGGCGTTTCTGTGAGGGGGCGAGAGTGTTGGATCTCTGCTCCTACACCGGCGGATTTTCGCTTAACGCCAAGGTAAGCGGGAAAGCCGACGAGGTAACTGCGGTTGACCTCGATGAAGCGGCGATCGCGCAGGCCAAGCGGAATGCCAACCTGAACCAGGCTCGCATCAAATTTGTTCATGCGGATGCGTTCGCCTATGCGCGCCAGATGCAGACCAACGGGGAGAAGTGGGATGTGGTGGTGCTTGACCCGCCGAAGTTCATTTTCACCCGTGACGAAGCTGGCAACTGGGAGGGGCGGCAGAAGTATGAAGATCTCAACCAGCTCGCCATCTCACTGGTGAATCCGGGAGGTGTGTTTGTGACCTGTTCCTGCTCGGGGCTGTTGAGCCTGGAGGACTTTGAGCAGCACGTGATCAAGGCGGCGCACCGGCTGCAGCGTCGCCTGCAGTTCTTTGACAGGACGGGTCCTGGCGCAGATCACCCTGTGTTTTCGAATTGCCTCGAGAGCCGATACCTGAAGCTACTATGGGCCAGGGTTTGGTAACGTATTGCGAGGGAAATCGATGCCATTTCTAGACAATCTCCTCTCCGGGCTGACGCGCGTGCCACCGCGAGGTGGGATCGAGGCGAAGGTGGAGGCTCAGTTGGTGAGGATTGCCTATCGGGCGGCGGTTTTCGGAGGCTACATCCATATCGGTGTGCCCCTGGTTATCCTGGCGGTCCTCTGGGAGCATTTTGATCGCTGGATGCTGGCAGGTTGGGCGGTGTGCCTGATCATCATTGGCATTGGGCGGCTCTCGATGATCCGGAGTTTCTTCGCGAAGGAGCGGACGCTCGAGGAGTTGCCTTCCTGGACTCAACGATTCCGCCTCGGGGCTTTTGCGACGGCGGCCTTGTGGGGCTTCGCATCCTGGCTGTTCCTCGAGGTGGATCATCCTGTCATGCGTGCCTTCGTGATCTTTGTGGTCACGGGATTGAATGCGGGTGCGTCCCGATCTCTTGCGCCGATCCCCTTTTGTTTCACGCCCTACAGCCTTCTTGCGCTGAGCCCAATCATAGTTCGCTACAGCCTGAATCCGGAGGAGGGCGGCTGGGCCCTGGCGTTGCTGACGGGGGTGTACGTTGCGTTTCTCTCGAATGCGGCGCACCAGCAGCGCAAGGAACTCGAGCGGCTTTATCGAAGCCTCATTGAGAATGACGCGTTGTTGAATGACCTTCGGGAAGCCAAGCAACGCGCTGAAGTGGCGAACAAGGCCAAGAGCGAGTTCCTTTCCACGATCAGCCATGAAATCCATACGCCGATGCACGGGGTATTGGGCATGCTGCAGTTGCTTGAGGAGTCAGAGCTGACGCCAGACCAGCGGGTGCAGGTGGACGTGGCGCTTGGCTCGGCGAACGCCCTGCACGGGTTGCTTCGCGACATCCTGGATTTTTCACGAATCGAGTCGGGGCGCCTGGAACTCGCCCACACGCCCTTTCACCTGCCGGACCTGGTGAGGGAGTTGGGCGCGTACCTCGAGGCGGCGGCTGAGCAGAAGGACAGAGGGAAGCTTGAGCTGCG of Opitutaceae bacterium contains these proteins:
- a CDS encoding DUF6249 domain-containing protein; translation: MQSFAPAFANLQVITLLIPALAILMGPAIVFIVFRAKRERERLWHETARIAIEKGQPLPPMPADLSGANEVNISSLINQSRVRTPFRDLRAGLLLGGLGAGLFLGIPDDFTFFRVCSFILMGLGAARILSGIIGSFLRKDSSTE
- a CDS encoding thymidine phosphorylase; the encoded protein is MTKRTLPARRFIKPTFEFLIEKKRDGGEFTQEEIRYIIDSTLDGDMPQHQLAALAMAIYFQGMSAQETADLTEEMMLSGEVIDLSHIAKPKIDKYSTGGVGDKTALVLVPLAMASGIVVPMMCGVEHDFVINALDKLASIPGFKSNHNNEQFSNQLARIGGAIVAQTEDLAPVEGKFHALRKETGTIPSLPLITGGVLSKKLAEGAEGLVIDVKWGNGSFVKDLEQAKQLARSMTRVGRSMKRRCVALVTDMNQPLGDTVGTSLEIKEAIQLLKGEGPEDMKELVLKLGMEIVRLAGVAGSTLSAKQTVQRHLTDGSALEKFKELVKAQGGDTSFIDHPEKFSQARHIRKLPAPKRGYVHTINASMIAHGVHILGASRDDHGKIDYSVGVSEIKKVGTQVKQGEPLMMIHYNDESKLEQALEYFKNAYRLAPKRPTPPPLVVERVA
- a CDS encoding RNA polymerase sigma factor; this encodes MSTEEQELIRRLQLGDDRFAFEALVRLHQQSVRAFLARLCGQDQAWADDLAQDTFLTAHHHRLRFTHRSSYKTWLLGIARNLYRNSARREKLRTRNTELPQDLAAPEARSREDLNEELSRAITMLTADQQQVLHLVYLEQLPLADAAEIMQIPLNTAKSHLARAKTRLRELLPS
- a CDS encoding class I SAM-dependent rRNA methyltransferase, whose translation is MKEDARNESSAKAPIDRSQWAKPWAQLKYFTFAPAIFPRLLGEVSSDARPGDFVNVYDKNGSLCGGGLYNSRAKIPLRVVSHSTTPVSEAYFEEAIERAVSFRRRVLKLDDVTDAYRLIGSDGDGMSGMTIDRYADTLLIELYSLGMAQRLPKWLPRLHELAGTTFARVHVDHDLGSLEGIKPSLFNETNAAAPRLVKIREHGIRYEVDFTEGHKTGFFCDQRENRRMLGRFCEGARVLDLCSYTGGFSLNAKVSGKADEVTAVDLDEAAIAQAKRNANLNQARIKFVHADAFAYARQMQTNGEKWDVVVLDPPKFIFTRDEAGNWEGRQKYEDLNQLAISLVNPGGVFVTCSCSGLLSLEDFEQHVIKAAHRLQRRLQFFDRTGPGADHPVFSNCLESRYLKLLWARVW
- a CDS encoding response regulator produces the protein MPFLDNLLSGLTRVPPRGGIEAKVEAQLVRIAYRAAVFGGYIHIGVPLVILAVLWEHFDRWMLAGWAVCLIIIGIGRLSMIRSFFAKERTLEELPSWTQRFRLGAFATAALWGFASWLFLEVDHPVMRAFVIFVVTGLNAGASRSLAPIPFCFTPYSLLALSPIIVRYSLNPEEGGWALALLTGVYVAFLSNAAHQQRKELERLYRSLIENDALLNDLREAKQRAEVANKAKSEFLSTISHEIHTPMHGVLGMLQLLEESELTPDQRVQVDVALGSANALHGLLRDILDFSRIESGRLELAHTPFHLPDLVRELGAYLEAAAEQKDRGKLELRTEVAADLPTYVVGDPVRLRQAISNLLGNAVKFTEKGRIDFSTTVVVSKPDLAVVRFSVKDTGPGMNQETQLRAFERFTQGEGGMSRVHGGVGLGLTLAQQVIWRMGGEIKVKSQPGEGSHFWFEIPLARAALGADEPNVAQPSPGDLLEGTVLVVEDDRASRQVIEMMLKRWGLVVRCVSTAEEALALIKTLKPTVVLMDVRLPGMDGMAATREIRQLALRVPVVALTANTSPQDRSDCLEAGMDGFLAKPVQSAELHRCLKRWLAVKR